In Neofelis nebulosa isolate mNeoNeb1 chromosome 7, mNeoNeb1.pri, whole genome shotgun sequence, the following proteins share a genomic window:
- the LOC131516269 gene encoding cholesterol side-chain cleavage enzyme, mitochondrial isoform X2 produces the protein MESVYIIDPEDVALLFKFEGPTPERFSIPPWVAYHQHCQRPLGVLLKKSGAWKKDRLALNQEVMSPEAIKNFIPLLDPVSQDFVKVLHRRIKLQGSGKFSGDLSDDLFRFAFESITNVMFGERLGMLEEVVDPDAQRFIDAVYQMFHTSVPMLNFPPDLFRLFKTKTWRDHVAAWDVIFNKAEAYTQNFYWDLRHKRDFNNYPCILQRLLRSHRLLFEDVKANITEMLAGGVDTTSMTLQWHLYEMARSLKVQEMLREEVRAARRQAQGDISMMLKHVPLLKASIKETLRQAQPSQAHPPHPPHPWAGPKGGRW, from the exons ATGGAGTCGGTTTATATCATCGACCCTGAAGATGTGGCCCTTCTCTTTAAGTTCGAGGGTCCCACTCCAGAACGATTTTCCATCCCACCGTGGGTGGCCTATCACCAGCATTGCCAGAGACCCCTCGGCGTCCTGTTGAA GAAGTCAGGAGCTTGGAAGAAAGACCGACTGGCCCTGAACCAGGAGGTGATGTCTCCAGAGGCCATAAAGAACTTCATTCCCCTGCTGGACCCAGTGTCTCAGGACTTTGTGAAAGTCCTGCACAGGCGCATCAAGCTGCAGGGCTCCGGAAAGTTCTCAGGGGACCTCAGTGACGACCTGTTTCGCTTTGCCTTTGAGT CCATCACCAACGTCATGTTCGGGGAGCGCCTGGGGATGCTGGAGGAGGTGGTGGACCCTGACGCCCAGCGGTTCATCGACGCTGTCTACCAGATGTTCCACACCAGTGTCCCCATGCTCAACTTCCCCCCAGACCTGTTCCGTCTATTCAAGACCAAGACCTGGAGGGACCATGTGGCTGCGTGGGATGTGATTTTCAATAAAG CGGAGGCATACACCCAGAACTTCTACTGGGACCTGAGGCACAAGAGAGATTTCAACAATTACCCCTGCATCCTCCAACGCCTCCTAAGAAGTCACAGGCTGCTCTTTGAGGATGTCAAGGCCAACATAACAGAGATGTTGGCAGGGGGTGTGGACACG ACGTCCATGACATTGCAGTGGCACTTGTACGAGATGGCACGCAGCCTGAAAGTGCAGGAGATGCTGCGGGAGGAGGTCCGGGCTGCCCGGCGCCAGGCCCAGGGAGACATCAGCATGATGTTGAAGCACGTCCCGCTCCTCAAAGCCAGCATCAAAGAGACACTGAGGCAAGCCCAACCCTCTCAGGCCCACCCACCTCATCCCCCACATCCCTGGGCAGGGCCGAAGGGAGGGCGTTGGTAG
- the LOC131516269 gene encoding cholesterol side-chain cleavage enzyme, mitochondrial isoform X1 — MLAKGFPLRSVLVKGCQPLLNTAREGPGHPRVPTGEGAGISTQIPRPFSEIPAPGNNGWLNLYNFWREMGSQKIHYHQLQNFQKYGPIYREKLGSMESVYIIDPEDVALLFKFEGPTPERFSIPPWVAYHQHCQRPLGVLLKKSGAWKKDRLALNQEVMSPEAIKNFIPLLDPVSQDFVKVLHRRIKLQGSGKFSGDLSDDLFRFAFESITNVMFGERLGMLEEVVDPDAQRFIDAVYQMFHTSVPMLNFPPDLFRLFKTKTWRDHVAAWDVIFNKAEAYTQNFYWDLRHKRDFNNYPCILQRLLRSHRLLFEDVKANITEMLAGGVDTTSMTLQWHLYEMARSLKVQEMLREEVRAARRQAQGDISMMLKHVPLLKASIKETLRQAQPSQAHPPHPPHPWAGPKGGRW, encoded by the exons ATGCTGGCCAAGGGGTTCCCTCTTCGCTCAGTCCTGGTCAAAGGCTGCCAGCCCCTCCTGAACACCGCACGGGAGGGTCCAGGGCATCCCAGGGTGCccactggggagggggctgggatcTCCACTCAGATTCCCCGCCCCTTCAGCGAGATCCCCGCCCCGGGAAACAACGGCTGGCTAAACTTGTACAATTTCTGGAGGGAGATGGGCTCACAGAAAATCCACTATCACCAACTCCAGAACTTCCAGAAGTATGGCCCCATTTACAG GGAGAAGCTGGGCAGCATGGAGTCGGTTTATATCATCGACCCTGAAGATGTGGCCCTTCTCTTTAAGTTCGAGGGTCCCACTCCAGAACGATTTTCCATCCCACCGTGGGTGGCCTATCACCAGCATTGCCAGAGACCCCTCGGCGTCCTGTTGAA GAAGTCAGGAGCTTGGAAGAAAGACCGACTGGCCCTGAACCAGGAGGTGATGTCTCCAGAGGCCATAAAGAACTTCATTCCCCTGCTGGACCCAGTGTCTCAGGACTTTGTGAAAGTCCTGCACAGGCGCATCAAGCTGCAGGGCTCCGGAAAGTTCTCAGGGGACCTCAGTGACGACCTGTTTCGCTTTGCCTTTGAGT CCATCACCAACGTCATGTTCGGGGAGCGCCTGGGGATGCTGGAGGAGGTGGTGGACCCTGACGCCCAGCGGTTCATCGACGCTGTCTACCAGATGTTCCACACCAGTGTCCCCATGCTCAACTTCCCCCCAGACCTGTTCCGTCTATTCAAGACCAAGACCTGGAGGGACCATGTGGCTGCGTGGGATGTGATTTTCAATAAAG CGGAGGCATACACCCAGAACTTCTACTGGGACCTGAGGCACAAGAGAGATTTCAACAATTACCCCTGCATCCTCCAACGCCTCCTAAGAAGTCACAGGCTGCTCTTTGAGGATGTCAAGGCCAACATAACAGAGATGTTGGCAGGGGGTGTGGACACG ACGTCCATGACATTGCAGTGGCACTTGTACGAGATGGCACGCAGCCTGAAAGTGCAGGAGATGCTGCGGGAGGAGGTCCGGGCTGCCCGGCGCCAGGCCCAGGGAGACATCAGCATGATGTTGAAGCACGTCCCGCTCCTCAAAGCCAGCATCAAAGAGACACTGAGGCAAGCCCAACCCTCTCAGGCCCACCCACCTCATCCCCCACATCCCTGGGCAGGGCCGAAGGGAGGGCGTTGGTAG